From one Peredibacter starrii genomic stretch:
- the mgtE gene encoding magnesium transporter → MEENENDQEPENQDLLQDLSEQGKTAELVEMFEELPTMDVAEFMEEKPLEEVIEYLKKLDLEDQGRIFSDFSIDLQLKLFHELDRRTFAKIFGQMFSDIRADLYQELTKEEQIELLPYLDKKVREDVIILSAYPPETAGGIMTTDFATIFADMTMAEALAKIRKDAPSKDMIYYIYAVDHSMVMKGLVTLKDLVMHDPKTRVNEMLNEFFVYAEVNEDRESVAQKIEKYDLVAIPVLNSLNQLVGIVSHEEAIDIIRKEETEDMEKFMGIMPSEDDEEYMATSSFHHFKKRVVWLVSLAAIGIISGMIINEYQGVLEHFIILAMYMPMMAATGGNTGSQAATVVIRALSLGEINDKDWLRIVFKEMKISFMLSVCVAVLTYLKIAFLSFHAMLPPGFTMSQIAIVISFAISIQVISSAIIGAGLPLVVRRMGGDPAVVASPAITTIVDITGLLIYFTVATLTLGIS, encoded by the coding sequence ATGGAAGAAAACGAAAACGATCAGGAACCAGAGAATCAGGACCTTCTTCAGGATCTTTCTGAGCAAGGTAAAACTGCTGAGCTGGTTGAAATGTTTGAAGAACTTCCCACGATGGACGTGGCGGAGTTCATGGAAGAGAAACCTCTGGAAGAGGTTATCGAATACCTGAAGAAACTCGATTTAGAGGATCAGGGTCGTATTTTCTCTGATTTCTCCATAGATCTTCAATTGAAGTTGTTCCATGAATTAGATCGCAGAACATTTGCGAAAATTTTCGGCCAGATGTTTTCTGATATCCGAGCTGACTTGTATCAAGAGCTAACGAAAGAAGAACAAATTGAACTTCTACCCTACCTTGATAAAAAAGTTCGTGAAGACGTAATTATCCTCTCTGCCTACCCTCCGGAAACTGCCGGTGGGATTATGACTACAGACTTTGCCACCATCTTCGCCGATATGACGATGGCGGAAGCTTTAGCAAAAATCAGAAAAGATGCTCCTTCCAAAGATATGATCTACTACATCTATGCCGTAGATCACTCTATGGTGATGAAGGGTCTTGTGACTCTCAAAGATCTTGTAATGCACGATCCGAAGACTCGTGTGAATGAGATGCTTAACGAGTTCTTCGTTTATGCAGAAGTAAATGAAGACCGAGAGTCAGTGGCCCAAAAAATCGAAAAGTATGACCTTGTGGCCATTCCGGTTTTAAACTCGCTTAATCAACTCGTGGGGATTGTTTCCCATGAAGAAGCGATTGATATTATCCGTAAGGAAGAAACCGAAGATATGGAAAAATTCATGGGGATCATGCCCTCTGAAGATGATGAAGAGTACATGGCGACTTCATCTTTCCACCACTTCAAAAAACGTGTGGTATGGCTCGTTTCCCTTGCCGCAATTGGAATTATCTCAGGAATGATCATTAACGAGTACCAAGGTGTGCTCGAGCATTTTATTATCCTCGCAATGTACATGCCGATGATGGCAGCGACTGGTGGTAACACCGGTTCACAAGCGGCCACCGTGGTCATTCGTGCCCTCTCACTGGGCGAGATCAATGACAAAGACTGGCTTCGCATCGTCTTTAAAGAGATGAAAATCTCTTTCATGCTTTCAGTATGTGTAGCGGTTTTGACTTATCTTAAGATCGCCTTTCTTTCGTTCCACGCCATGCTGCCTCCTGGGTTCACCATGAGTCAGATTGCGATCGTTATTTCTTTTGCTATCTCCATTCAGGTTATCTCATCTGCCATTATTGGTGCGGGCCTTCCTCTGGTCGTTCGCAGAATGGGCGGTGACCCTGCAGTTGTGGCCAGTCCTGCGATCACAACTATCGTGGACATTACCGGACTTCTTATCTATTTCACGGTTGCGACCCTCACACTGGGTATTTCCTAA
- a CDS encoding DNA-binding transcriptional response regulator produces the protein MNRYDGNTILIVDIDRVYGTQLAEVLASQGARTSFGSSIAEAKELLLQFDFDIVISNYYLTDGIIFQLIDWCEKNIRTLPIFTAMGNPLPGELDLLRKQSIADVFSKGDRNRMFTGISNLLFDFKEFQGNLQEMISPSEVMIELKVKEERMFARPIEIADDCIYLLLKQQFQAGMFGIMNFSLREKKEVQHFVIPGFFAGEFAEGQQFRINRTYQGHWKIFLDHMQDKQMNISNFLKKAAGH, from the coding sequence ATGAATCGCTACGACGGTAATACCATTTTAATTGTGGACATAGATCGAGTTTATGGAACTCAATTGGCGGAAGTTTTGGCCTCTCAAGGGGCAAGGACCTCTTTCGGAAGCAGTATAGCTGAAGCAAAAGAACTTTTACTTCAATTTGATTTTGATATTGTAATTTCAAATTACTATTTAACTGATGGAATTATCTTTCAGCTCATTGATTGGTGTGAGAAGAACATAAGAACTCTTCCTATTTTCACCGCCATGGGGAATCCACTTCCTGGAGAGTTAGATCTCCTTCGTAAACAGTCCATTGCGGATGTCTTTTCGAAGGGCGATCGGAACCGCATGTTTACGGGAATATCAAATTTATTATTCGACTTCAAAGAGTTCCAGGGCAATCTTCAAGAGATGATAAGTCCGAGTGAAGTCATGATTGAACTCAAAGTTAAGGAAGAGCGAATGTTTGCTCGTCCAATTGAGATCGCTGATGATTGTATCTATCTGCTACTCAAGCAACAGTTTCAAGCAGGAATGTTTGGGATCATGAACTTCTCACTGAGAGAAAAGAAAGAAGTTCAACATTTTGTCATCCCTGGTTTCTTCGCTGGCGAATTCGCTGAAGGCCAGCAGTTTAGAATCAATCGAACCTATCAAGGACATTGGAAAATCTTTCTGGACCATATGCAGGATAAGCAGATGAATATTTCAAACTTTCTGAAAAAGGCCGCGGGACACTAA
- a CDS encoding response regulator: MDKKDIFREFLEKNEVLIVDKNPGSRNRLLKTMFDLGGKRHMMHTAGHLSEAEEIIKTKKIGVVLSDYFIGGGSGFDLFKMIREKNPDNKELCLILVTANISQTAVAKAAEEDVDSFIIKPYTIQSIQENLISTVSAKVKPSDYVVKIEEGKGLLNAGNYDAAERALKEATEMHPKPALALFYLGQLEYLRNHVNEAQGSYAQGLSFNNIHYKCLVGLYEIFMREEKHVEAYQIVKKIAKYFPANPDRLMQIVRLAIRTGNFQDMQSYYEIFTSLDERAESMVNYIGAGLYIAGKYNLLNNNPELALLFFDNIAISCSEFTKFTRAIISVLVEHNMGSEAEKYLNRFPSSAKEHEDFLISKFLVTTQKSSDNGAIIRMGLEIYNRNIRDYACLQALIRAMKKNGYKEEKMAPYKAEIQALFPDKAPVFA, from the coding sequence ATGGATAAGAAAGATATCTTCCGCGAATTCCTTGAAAAAAACGAAGTCCTTATCGTGGATAAAAATCCAGGTTCAAGAAATCGTCTTTTAAAGACCATGTTTGATTTGGGCGGTAAACGCCATATGATGCATACTGCGGGACATCTTTCTGAAGCAGAAGAGATCATCAAAACAAAAAAAATCGGTGTAGTTCTTTCTGATTACTTCATCGGCGGTGGCTCGGGATTTGATTTGTTCAAAATGATCCGGGAGAAAAATCCTGATAATAAAGAACTTTGTTTGATCCTGGTTACGGCCAATATTTCTCAAACTGCAGTTGCAAAGGCAGCAGAGGAAGATGTCGATTCATTTATCATCAAGCCTTATACCATTCAGAGCATTCAAGAGAACTTGATCTCCACCGTGTCAGCAAAGGTTAAACCTTCTGACTACGTAGTTAAGATTGAAGAAGGGAAGGGACTTCTGAATGCTGGAAATTATGATGCTGCTGAGAGAGCGCTCAAAGAAGCAACAGAGATGCATCCTAAGCCGGCACTTGCCTTGTTTTACTTGGGACAACTGGAGTATTTACGAAACCATGTGAATGAGGCCCAGGGCTCATATGCTCAGGGTCTGTCTTTCAATAACATTCACTATAAGTGTCTTGTTGGTCTTTATGAAATTTTCATGCGTGAAGAAAAGCATGTTGAGGCCTATCAAATCGTAAAAAAAATCGCCAAGTACTTTCCGGCCAACCCAGATCGTTTAATGCAAATTGTTCGTCTTGCCATCAGAACCGGTAACTTTCAGGATATGCAAAGCTACTATGAGATCTTCACATCTTTGGATGAGCGTGCTGAATCCATGGTGAACTACATAGGGGCCGGGTTGTATATTGCCGGTAAGTATAATCTTCTGAATAATAATCCAGAACTTGCTCTATTGTTCTTTGATAATATTGCCATCTCTTGTTCTGAGTTCACAAAATTCACCCGTGCCATCATTTCAGTTCTCGTGGAACATAACATGGGATCTGAGGCGGAGAAGTATCTTAATCGTTTCCCATCAAGTGCCAAAGAGCATGAAGATTTTTTAATTAGTAAGTTCCTGGTCACGACTCAAAAGTCTTCGGATAACGGGGCCATTATTAGAATGGGTCTGGAAATCTATAACCGAAATATCAGAGACTATGCCTGCCTACAGGCGCTTATTCGTGCCATGAAGAAGAATGGTTACAAAGAGGAGAAGATGGCACCCTATAAAGCAGAGATTCAGGCCTTGTTCCCGGACAAGGCCCCGGTTTTTGCTTAA